The following proteins come from a genomic window of Kocuria palustris:
- a CDS encoding M50 family metallopeptidase, protein MIELLAARPVPPADAWVLVLCGLLAAGLCLPRRTWRWFGLVVTVVHELGHALAGLVVGRRVMTIRIEADHSGVTHSFGTGPSAAWSTFWGYPFPAVVGAVWAAAVGLGHWPVAAVVSALVLLGSLVVMRGALSWVVTTGSAALLLALVWADLAIGRWLMLAVGTALWVGALRVWWLLARRHVQGALSRRVQHEHPLGLPSDAVALARATGVPAMLWLLAFLAVILLSAAGIALAWAPQLLS, encoded by the coding sequence ATGATCGAGCTGCTCGCGGCCCGTCCCGTGCCCCCGGCAGATGCCTGGGTGCTCGTGCTGTGCGGGCTCCTCGCCGCAGGGCTGTGCCTTCCGCGACGGACCTGGCGGTGGTTCGGGCTGGTCGTCACGGTCGTGCATGAGCTCGGCCACGCGCTGGCGGGGCTGGTCGTGGGCCGGAGGGTCATGACGATCCGCATCGAGGCCGATCACTCGGGCGTCACGCACTCCTTCGGCACCGGGCCCAGCGCGGCATGGTCGACCTTCTGGGGCTATCCCTTCCCCGCCGTCGTCGGGGCCGTGTGGGCCGCCGCGGTGGGGCTGGGGCACTGGCCGGTGGCCGCCGTCGTGAGCGCGCTGGTGCTGTTGGGCTCCCTGGTGGTGATGCGCGGTGCGCTGTCCTGGGTGGTCACGACCGGATCGGCGGCGCTGCTGCTGGCGCTGGTGTGGGCGGACCTCGCGATCGGGCGCTGGCTGATGCTCGCGGTCGGCACCGCGCTGTGGGTCGGCGCGCTGCGGGTGTGGTGGCTGCTGGCCCGGCGCCACGTCCAGGGCGCCCTGAGCCGACGGGTGCAGCACGAGCACCCGCTGGGGCTGCCCTCGGATGCCGTGGCACTGGCCCGGGCCACCGGCGTCCCGGCCATGCTGTGGCTGCTGGCCTTCCTGGCGGTGATCCTGCTCAGCGCAGCGGGGATCGCGCTGGCCTGGGCCCCGCAGCTGCTGAGCTGA